The following are encoded in a window of Collinsella aerofaciens genomic DNA:
- the hypB gene encoding hydrogenase nickel incorporation protein HypB: protein MAEKTIDIASPILSRNERLADQLRERFKETNTYVINVLSSPGSGKTTTILGTNERLRDKAGLRCAVIEGDIASDVDAITMKEAGMPAIQINTGGLCHLEGNMIMEAVDAFDQAVGLENIDVIFIENVGNLVCPVDFDLGENLSIMILSVPEGDDKPIKYPGIFQHAGAQLLNKVDVAPAFDFDMDRYTKTLDDLNPQAPRFAVSARKGEGMDAWCDWLIGQIEQARA, encoded by the coding sequence ATGGCCGAGAAAACGATTGATATCGCGTCGCCGATTCTGTCGCGCAACGAGCGCCTGGCAGATCAGCTGCGTGAGCGATTTAAAGAGACAAACACCTACGTGATTAACGTGCTGTCGAGCCCCGGCTCGGGCAAGACCACCACGATCCTGGGCACCAACGAGCGCCTGCGCGACAAGGCTGGCCTGCGCTGCGCCGTCATCGAGGGCGATATTGCCTCGGATGTCGACGCCATTACCATGAAGGAAGCCGGCATGCCCGCCATCCAGATCAACACGGGCGGCCTGTGCCACCTCGAGGGCAACATGATCATGGAGGCCGTTGACGCGTTCGACCAGGCGGTGGGTCTGGAAAACATCGACGTCATCTTTATCGAAAACGTGGGTAACCTGGTCTGCCCAGTCGACTTTGACCTGGGCGAGAACCTGTCCATCATGATTCTTTCGGTGCCCGAGGGCGACGACAAGCCTATCAAGTACCCGGGCATCTTCCAACACGCCGGCGCGCAGCTGCTCAACAAGGTCGACGTGGCTCCGGCTTTCGATTTTGACATGGATAGGTATACTAAGACACTCGATGACCTCAATCCGCAGGCGCCGCGGTTTGCCGTGAGCGCGCGCAAGGGCGAGGGCATGGATGCCTGGTGTGATTGGCTCATCGGGCAGATTGAGCAAGCAAGGGCGTAA
- a CDS encoding DNA topoisomerase I — MKLIIAEKNDAARQIAERLSTGKPKKDKVYNTAIYRFEWKGEECVTIGLAGHILAPDFCDSVLFDKKLGWYSVTEDGEMLPADMPDGLARPPYDTKRKPFLADGISIKGWKLESLPYLTWAPVIKLPAEKELIRSLKNLAKKSDSVIIATDFDREGELIGSDALNKVREVAPDLPVARAQYSSFTKAEITHAFDNLVSLDQNLADAGESRQHIDLIWGAVLTRYLTLAKFGGFGNVRSAGRVQTPTLALVVERERERMAFVPEDYWQIRGMGAAQGAAEDDRFKIAHKTARFTDKDAAETAYGHVDGATTATVAAVTKRSRKQQPPTPFATTSLQAAAAAEGISPARTMRIAESLYMAGLISYPRVDNTVYPATLDLGAVVSDLAKINPALAPVCKKVLAGPMKPTRGKVETTDHPPIYPTGEGDPSTLDGGQRKLYDLIARRFLATLMGPATIENTKLELDVNGEPFVASGDVLVTPGFREAYPYGLKRDEQMPPLEQGDTVDVFDIKLEAKQTEPPARYSQGKLVQEMEKRGLGTKSTRASIIERLYAVRYLKNDPVEPSQLGIAIIDALTQFAPRITSPDMTSELDGDMTRVEHGEDTEEHVVTHSRALLAGVLDELLKHTQELGDAISDAVTADARVGACPKCGKDLVMKTSAKTRGSFIGCMGWPDCDVTYPVPSGVKVSPLEGEAAVCPECGAPRIKCQPFRQKAFEICVNPTCPTNYEPDLKVGECKVCAEAGRHGDLIAHKSEKSGKRFIRCTNYDDCGVSYPLPARGKLEATGETCPECGAPIVVVNTARGPWRICVNMDCPTKEKKPARGRKTTTKASTAKKTTAGKKTTVAKKATAAKKTAAKKTTAKKSTTKKTAADK; from the coding sequence TTGAAGCTCATCATCGCAGAGAAAAACGACGCCGCGCGTCAGATTGCCGAGCGTCTGTCCACGGGCAAACCCAAAAAGGACAAGGTGTACAACACCGCAATCTACCGTTTTGAGTGGAAGGGCGAGGAATGCGTGACCATCGGCCTTGCCGGTCACATCCTTGCACCCGATTTTTGCGACAGCGTGCTGTTCGATAAAAAGTTGGGTTGGTATTCGGTCACCGAGGACGGTGAGATGTTGCCGGCCGACATGCCCGATGGCCTGGCTCGTCCGCCCTACGACACCAAGCGTAAGCCGTTTCTTGCCGATGGCATTTCCATCAAGGGCTGGAAGCTCGAGAGCCTGCCTTATCTCACCTGGGCGCCCGTCATTAAGCTGCCGGCCGAGAAGGAGCTCATTCGTTCGCTCAAGAACCTCGCTAAAAAGTCCGACAGCGTCATCATCGCCACGGACTTCGACCGCGAGGGCGAGCTGATTGGCTCGGATGCTCTCAACAAGGTGCGCGAGGTTGCGCCGGACTTGCCGGTCGCCCGCGCCCAGTACTCTTCGTTTACCAAGGCCGAGATCACGCACGCCTTCGATAATCTCGTCTCGCTCGACCAGAACCTGGCCGACGCCGGCGAGAGCCGCCAGCACATCGACCTCATTTGGGGCGCGGTGCTCACGCGCTATCTGACGCTCGCCAAGTTCGGCGGCTTTGGTAACGTGCGCTCTGCCGGCCGCGTGCAGACGCCGACGCTCGCCCTGGTGGTCGAGCGCGAGCGCGAGCGCATGGCGTTTGTGCCCGAGGACTATTGGCAGATTCGCGGCATGGGTGCCGCGCAGGGCGCTGCCGAGGACGATCGCTTTAAGATCGCTCACAAGACGGCGCGCTTTACCGACAAAGATGCTGCTGAGACGGCGTACGGCCATGTCGACGGCGCTACGACGGCGACCGTCGCCGCGGTGACCAAACGCTCGCGCAAGCAGCAGCCGCCCACGCCGTTTGCGACCACCTCGCTGCAGGCTGCCGCCGCGGCCGAGGGCATTTCGCCTGCGCGCACCATGCGCATCGCCGAGTCCCTCTACATGGCGGGTCTTATCAGCTACCCGCGTGTCGACAACACCGTGTACCCTGCGACGCTCGATTTGGGCGCCGTGGTGAGCGACCTGGCAAAGATCAACCCGGCACTAGCGCCCGTATGCAAAAAGGTGCTCGCGGGCCCCATGAAGCCCACGCGCGGCAAGGTCGAGACCACCGACCACCCGCCTATCTATCCCACGGGCGAGGGCGACCCGTCCACGCTCGACGGCGGCCAGCGTAAGCTCTACGACCTCATCGCCCGTCGCTTCCTGGCAACGCTCATGGGGCCCGCGACCATCGAGAACACCAAGCTCGAACTCGATGTGAATGGCGAGCCGTTCGTGGCCTCGGGCGATGTGCTCGTGACCCCGGGTTTCCGCGAGGCGTACCCGTATGGACTCAAGCGCGACGAGCAGATGCCGCCGCTGGAGCAGGGCGATACGGTCGACGTGTTCGACATTAAGCTCGAGGCCAAGCAGACCGAGCCGCCTGCGCGCTACAGCCAGGGCAAGCTCGTGCAGGAGATGGAAAAGCGCGGCCTGGGTACCAAGTCCACGCGCGCGAGCATCATCGAGCGCCTGTATGCCGTGCGCTACCTCAAAAACGATCCCGTTGAGCCGAGCCAGCTGGGTATCGCCATCATCGACGCGCTGACGCAGTTTGCCCCGCGCATCACGAGCCCCGATATGACCAGCGAGCTCGACGGCGACATGACTCGCGTGGAGCACGGCGAGGATACCGAAGAGCATGTCGTGACGCACTCGCGCGCGCTGCTGGCTGGCGTGCTCGACGAGCTGCTCAAGCACACGCAGGAGCTGGGCGACGCCATCAGCGACGCCGTTACGGCCGATGCGCGCGTGGGCGCCTGCCCCAAGTGCGGCAAGGACCTGGTTATGAAGACGAGCGCCAAGACCCGTGGCAGCTTTATTGGCTGCATGGGCTGGCCCGACTGCGACGTGACCTATCCGGTGCCGAGCGGCGTCAAGGTCAGCCCGCTCGAGGGCGAGGCCGCCGTGTGCCCCGAGTGCGGTGCGCCGCGCATTAAGTGCCAGCCGTTCCGCCAGAAGGCTTTCGAGATCTGCGTGAATCCCACGTGCCCCACCAACTACGAGCCTGACCTTAAGGTGGGCGAGTGCAAGGTGTGTGCCGAGGCCGGACGCCATGGCGATTTGATTGCGCACAAGAGCGAGAAGAGCGGCAAGCGTTTTATCCGCTGCACCAACTACGATGACTGTGGCGTGAGCTATCCGCTGCCGGCACGTGGCAAGCTCGAGGCGACGGGTGAGACCTGTCCCGAGTGCGGCGCTCCCATCGTGGTGGTCAACACGGCGCGCGGCCCGTGGCGTATCTGCGTCAACATGGACTGCCCGACCAAGGAGAAGAAGCCCGCCCGCGGCCGCAAGACCACGACCAAGGCGAGCACGGCGAAGAAGACCACGGCGGGAAAGAAGACGACGGTGGCAAAGAAGGCCACGGCGGCCAAGAAGACGGCCGCCAAAAAGACGACGGCCAAGAAGTCGACTACCAAAAAGACTGCTGCCGACAAGTAA
- the hypA gene encoding hydrogenase maturation nickel metallochaperone HypA, whose protein sequence is MHEVGIVNGILDTVIRAARGAGASRAVLVTLRIGDMTEVVREALDFAWETFRDEDPLTQGCELAVEEVHPQSECLDCGEVFDHDRFHCRCPQCGGANVRLLHGRELDIASIEIETPDD, encoded by the coding sequence ATGCACGAGGTTGGCATTGTCAACGGCATACTCGATACAGTGATTCGTGCGGCGCGTGGGGCGGGGGCCTCGCGCGCCGTTTTGGTAACGCTGCGTATCGGGGATATGACCGAGGTCGTGCGCGAGGCGCTTGACTTTGCGTGGGAGACGTTTCGTGACGAGGACCCGCTCACGCAAGGTTGCGAGCTTGCGGTAGAGGAGGTCCATCCGCAAAGCGAGTGTCTGGACTGCGGTGAGGTTTTCGATCATGACCGCTTCCACTGCCGCTGCCCCCAGTGCGGCGGCGCCAATGTGCGCCTACTGCACGGCCGCGAGCTCGACATCGCAAGTATCGAAATCGAGACCCCCGACGATTAG